In a single window of the Hydrogenobaculum sp. 3684 genome:
- the hemA gene encoding glutamyl-tRNA reductase, giving the protein MAGDIYAIGLNHKTASVELREKLSCNTSELDSILHILKASTNVKEFMLLSTCNRLEFYAYASDEKQVFEAFRRYAEIKNQHFDNSHFFLKAGKEAVAHIFKVASGLDSMVIGEPQIVAQFKEAFFKAKALGTTGKVMNRLCQNALHASKRVRYETGISKSAVSVSYAAVELAKRIFGELKNHKVLLIGAGEMGELAAIYLQRSGASIYISNRTYERAVSLAERIKANVIRFDEIERFLYEFDVVLVSTGAQGYVITKDVVSKAMKKRYYKPIFLIDISVPRNIEPSCADLDSVFLYNVDDLKEVVENNLSNRIQEAKKGEFIILDEADKFYKWLENLELEPIIINMLDYTKNGSKDCKKIVYRAIKLIRENKEYTPLVFELLGIKSKEKEIDYGFIER; this is encoded by the coding sequence ATGGCAGGTGATATATACGCTATTGGGCTTAACCACAAGACCGCTTCGGTAGAACTTAGGGAAAAATTAAGTTGCAACACTTCAGAGCTAGATTCTATTTTACATATATTAAAGGCTTCTACCAACGTTAAAGAGTTTATGCTTTTGTCTACTTGTAACAGGCTTGAGTTTTACGCTTACGCTTCTGATGAAAAACAAGTTTTTGAAGCTTTTAGAAGATACGCCGAAATAAAAAACCAGCATTTTGACAACTCTCATTTTTTCTTAAAAGCTGGAAAAGAGGCGGTGGCTCATATATTTAAAGTTGCCTCTGGTCTTGATTCTATGGTTATAGGAGAGCCTCAAATAGTAGCGCAGTTCAAAGAGGCGTTTTTTAAGGCAAAAGCTTTAGGAACCACTGGCAAAGTTATGAATAGGCTATGCCAAAACGCTCTACATGCCTCTAAAAGGGTGAGATACGAGACCGGCATAAGCAAAAGTGCGGTATCTGTTAGTTATGCTGCGGTAGAGCTTGCAAAACGTATTTTTGGTGAGCTTAAAAACCACAAGGTGCTTTTGATAGGTGCTGGAGAGATGGGGGAGCTTGCAGCTATATACCTTCAACGCTCTGGAGCTAGTATATATATATCAAATAGGACTTATGAAAGGGCGGTAAGTTTGGCAGAGAGGATAAAAGCTAATGTAATAAGATTCGATGAAATAGAACGGTTTTTATACGAGTTTGATGTAGTTTTAGTTTCTACCGGTGCTCAAGGGTACGTTATTACGAAAGATGTTGTATCAAAAGCTATGAAAAAAAGGTATTATAAGCCTATATTTTTAATAGATATATCTGTGCCAAGAAACATAGAGCCATCCTGTGCTGATTTGGACAGCGTTTTTTTATACAATGTAGATGATTTAAAAGAAGTAGTAGAAAATAACTTATCCAATAGGATTCAAGAAGCTAAAAAAGGTGAATTTATAATACTAGACGAAGCTGATAAATTTTATAAATGGCTTGAAAATCTTGAGTTAGAGCCTATAATTATAAATATGTTAGATTATACTAAAAATGGTTCAAAAGATTGTAAAAAAATAGTGTATAGAGCAATAAAACTAATTAGGGAAAACAAAGAGTATACACCTTTAGTTTTTGAGCTTTTAGGTATAAAATCTAAGGAAAAGGAGATAGATTATGGATTTATTGAACGATAA